AGCACGTAGAGCCCGCCGAGGTCCTTGACCTCCTCGAACTCCTTCTTGACCGCCTGCGCGGCCCGCTCAAGCGCCTGCGGCAGCGCCGCCGCCCACTCCTCCGCGTGCTCCACGGGGTCGAGGCCCTTGCCGCGCAGCTCGCCCTCGGCGATCTCGTCCGGGTTGCCGCCGAGCTTGATGTCCGTACCGCGGCCCGCCATGTTCGTCGCGACGGTGACGGCGCCCTTGCGGCCCGCGGAGGCCACGATCGCGGCCTCGCGCTCGTGGTTCTTCGCGTTCAGCACCTCGTGCCGCACCCCGCGCTTGTTCAGCTGCTGCGAGAGGTACTCCGACTTCTCCACCGACGTGGTGCCGACCAGTACCGGCTGGCCCTTCTCGTGCTTCTCCACGATGTCGTCGACGACCGCGGAGAACTTGGCGACCTCCGTGCGGTAGATGAGGTCGGACCGGTCCTGGCGCGCCATCGGCAGGTTGGTCGGGATGGGCACCACACCGAGCTTGTAGATCTGGTGGAACTCCGCGGCCTCCGTCATCGCCGTACCGGTCATGCCGGCCAGCTTGTCGTAGAGCCGGAAGTAGTTCTGAAGGGTGATCTTGGCGAGCGTCTGGTTCTCGTCCTTGATCTTGACGCCCTCCTTCGCCTCGATCGCCTGGTGCATGCCCTCGTTGTAGCGGCGCCCGGCCAGGATGCGGCCCGTGTGCTCGTCGACGATCACGACCTCGCCGTCGAGGACGACGTAGTCCTTGTCCTTCTTGTACAGCTCCTTGGCCTTGATGGCGTTGTTCAGGTAGCCGACCAGCGGCGTGTTCACCGACTCGTAGAGGTTGTCGATGCCGAGCCAGTCCTCGACCTTGGTGACACCCGCGTCGTGGATGGCGACGGTCCGCTTCTTCTCGTCCACGTCGTAGTCGCCGGTCTCCGGCTCCTGCCGGGTGGGCACGGCGGCCTCGCCGCGCTCCAGCCGCTTGACGAGCTTCGCGAAGTCCGCGTACCACTTCGTCGCCTGGTCGGCGGGGCCCGAGATGATCAACGGGGTCCTGGCCTCGTCGATCAGGATCGAGTCGACCTCGTCGACGACCGCGTAGTTGTGCCCGCGCTGGACCAGCTCCTCCCGCGACCACGCCATGTTGTCGCGCAGGTAGTCGAACCCGAACTCGTTGTTCGTGCCGTACGTGATGTCGCAGGCGTACTGCTCACGGCGCTTGGCCGGGGTCATGCCCGCGGTGATGCAGCCGACCGAGAGGCCGAGGAACCGGTGCACCCGGCCCATCCACTCCGAGTCGCGCTGCGCCAGGTAGTCGTTGACCGTGATGAGGTGCACGCCGTCGCCCGACAGCGCGTTCAGGTAGGTGGGCAGCGTGCCCACCAGCGTCTTGCCCTCACCGGTCTTCATCTCCGCGACGTAGCCCAGGTGGAGCGCCGCGCCGCCCATCAACTGCACGTCGTAGTGCCGCTGCCCCAGCACGCGCTTGGCCGCCTCGCGCACCGTCGCGAACGCCTCGGGCAGCAGGTCGTCCAGGCTCTCCCCGTCGGCCAGACGCTGCCGGTACTCGTCGGTCAGCGCGCGCAGCTCGGCGTCGGAGAGGTCCAGGAAGTCGTCTTCGATCGAGTTCACATCCCGGGCGATGCGCTGCAACCTGCGCAGGATCTTGCCTTCGCCTGCACGCATGATCTTGTTGAAGACGGACACGAGGGCTGGTCTCCTTGCCGGTCGGGCCGAGCGCGGTCTGGGGGAAAGCGCGGGCACAGCGAGATGGCCCCGCCGCACCGGCCATGGTATGCGAGTGCCGCGAGGAGTGTCAGTGGTCGGCTCTAGCATCCCTCTCATGACTTCCGCCGTTCTGTCTCTCTCCGCCGACGAGGCGCGCCGCATCGCCCTGCGCGCCCAGGGGCTGCTGGGCGCCCAGGACCGGGCGGCCGGCGTGCCCGGTGTGCTGCGCCGGCTCGGCGCCGTCCAGCTCGACACCATCTCGGTGCTGGCCCGCTCCCACGAGCTGCTGCCCTACGCGCGGCTCGGCGCGGTCGGCCGGCAGGCCGTGGAGGAGGCGTACTGGTCGGGGGACCGCGCGTTCGAGTACTGGTCGCACGCCGCCTGCGTGCTGCCGATCGAGGAGTGGCCGCTGTTCGCGTTCCGCCGCCGCGCCCACCGCGCGAAGCAGCGGTGGCACCACGACGTGTCGCGCGCCGCCTACGACCAGGTCCTCGCCCGGCTGCGCGCCGACGGCCCGCTGACCGCGACCGACCTGGGCGGCGCGAAGAACGGCGGCCCGTGGTGGGACTGGAGCGAGACCAAGATCGCGGTCGAACGGGCGCTGGCGCTCGGCGACGTGGTGTGCACCAGGCGGCGCGGCTGGAAGCGCGTCTACGACCTCGCCGAGCGGGCCGTTCCCGGTGCCCTGTACCACGACGACCTCACCGACGCCGAGTGCCTGCGCCGGCTCGTCGCGCAGGCCGGGGCGGCCATGGGGGTCGCCACGCAGGCCGACCTCGCCGACTACCACCGGCTCACGGCCGCGCAGGTCGAGTCCGTGGTGGCCGGCAGCGGTCTTGTCCGCGTCGAGGTGGACGGCTGGGGCCGGGCGGAGGGGCGCGGCACCGGGCACCGCGCCTGGGCCGACCCGGCGGCCCTGGCGGCGCCGCCGCGCGGGCGGCACCGCACGACGCTGCTCTCGCCCTTCGACTCGCTGATCTGGGACCGGCCGCGCACCGAGCGCGTCTTCGGCTTCACGCACCGCCTTGAGGCGTACGTGCCCAGGCCCAAGCGCGTCTACGGCTACTTCTCCATGCCGCTGCTCTCGGGCGGCCGGCTGCTCGGCCGGGTCGACCCGGCCCGCGAGGGCCGCACCCTCGTCGCACGGCACGCCGCGTTCGAGGGCGGAGCGGACCGGGCGGAGCGGGCCATACCGGCGATGGCCGAGGCCCTGGTGGAGGCCGCGGGCTGGGTGGGGTGCACGGACGTCGCCGTGGAACGCACGACGCCGGCCGAGGTGCGCGACGCGCTGACCACGCGACTGCGCCGCGTCTCCTGACGGGAGGGCCGGAGGGCCGGAGGGCCGGACGGGCCAGGGGCGGCCGTCCGGCCCCGCTCAGCCGGAGCCGAGGTCCAGGATCTTCTCCCGCATCGCGTAGACCACGGCCTCCATCCTGGAGTGCAGCTGGAGCTTCTCCAGGATGTTGCGCACGTGGTTCTTCACGGTGTTCTCGCTGATGAAGAGGTCCTTGGCGATGTCCCGGTTGTTCTTGCCCGTGGCGACGAGCTTGAGCACTTCGAGCTCGCGGTCGGTCAGCCTCGGCGCGGGCACGAGGCGGCGCTCGTCGGTGCGCTGGACCAGCGCCTTGAACTCGGTGAGCAGCTTCGCCGCCATCGACGGGCTGATCTGCGACTGGCCGTCGGCGACCGCGCGGATCGCGGCCGTCACCTCGTCCGTGGAGATCTCCTTGAGCAGGTAGCCGGTGGCACCCGCCTTGATCGCCTCGTAGAGGTCGGCCTCCTCGTCGCTGATCGTCAGCATGATGATCCGCGCGCTCGGAGCCACCTCCTTGATGGAGGTGCACGCCTCGATCCCGCCGCGGCGCGGCATCCGCACGTCCATCAGCACGATGTCGGGCAGCAGGTCGGCGGCCTTCTCCACGGCCTCGGCGCCGTCCCCCGCCTCCCCGACGACGCAGATGTCCTCCTCCTGTTCGAGGACGATCTCCAGGCCGCGCCGGAACAACTCGTGGTCGTCGACGACCAGGACCCGGATCGGCTCCCTCGGCTCTCCCTGCTCCCGGGTCGCGCCCTCCCGCTCCGCGCGGCATCCGCCCTGGGCCATCGCCGGCCCGAAGGTGTCCGCCATGGTTCCCCTCCCCCTGCCGTTCGTCACACAACCGCCACCGTCGGCAACCCCATGATTCCATGGCGATACCCCTGGCCAGACCCGTGATCCGGCCAGGGGTGCCTGACGAGGCGTCGGGCGGCGGCTCAGCCGCCGAGCGCGCCCCCGGCCTCTTCCGGCGCGACTTCCGCCAGCGGATCGGTCTCCAGGTGGATCACACCGTAGTCATAGGCGTGCCGGCGGTACACGACGCTCGGCTGCTTGCTGTCGCTGTCGACGAAGAGGTAGAAGTCGTGGCCCACCAGCTCCATCTCGTACAGGGCCTGCGCGAGCGACATGGGGGCCGCCCGGTGGGTCTTCTCCCGCACCACCAGGGGCCCGTCGCCCTCGACCACCACCGAGCCCTGCCGGCGCACCGGGGGCCGCGGCTCCTCGGGCTCCGGCGGAAGCAGCTCGCCCTGGCCGTTCAGCTGGGCGGCGTCGGGCACGACCGCGGCGACCTCGCTGGCCGGGGTGCGGTCCCGGCCGCGGCGGCAGCGGCGCTTGTCGTGCTGCCTGCGCAGTCTCGACTCCAGCTTCTCCACGGCCAGGTCCAGGGCGCCGTACGGATCGGCGGCGGCGGCCTCGGCCCGGACGACGGGACCGCGGTGACGCAAGGTGATCTCCACCCGGTCGGAGCGGTCGGCCTGACGCGGGTTGTGCTCCTTGGACACTTCCACGTCGAGGCGGGTGATCTTGCCGTCGATCCGCTGGATCTTGTCCACCTTGAGCTTCTCGGCCACGTGCCGCCGGAATCGCTCCGGCACCTCGGTCTTACGGCCCTTGACAACGATGTCCACGCAGAACTCCGTTCCCGGGCGGTCCGGGCATCGGCGGCCGGACGCGCCCTTTTGGTGCATGTGGTCCGTGGGGCGCCGGTGTCCTCGGCACCCTCCGGCCTTACAGCGGGTTGCGCCTCTCACCTCCTTCTCCCCCGGAGGTGGAACAGCACCCTTCTCAATTGCGAGGGTGAAGAACCGGAAACGATCGAAGAGCGGATGAATGTGTATGGACTTGTGCCGGACGAGTGAGTGAACTCTCTGGTACCGAACGTACCTCTACTCACTGTTGAACGTGACCCCTACCCACGCGTACCCAAAATCCACCTGATCGGGGGAACGGCGATCACGGCGGCACCGACCGGCACACCCCCGGCGGCACGCACCGCGCGTGCCGCCTCGACCAGCGTCGCCCCCGTGGTGACCAGATCGTCCACGAGCAGCACCGGTTCGTCCCGGGCGAACGCACCGGATCGCGCGGCGAACGCGCCCAGCACGTTCGTCCTGCGCCCCGCCGCGGCGAGCCCGCCCTGATCGGCGACGCTCCGCACGTGCCGCAGCACCGGCCGCACCCGCACCGCCAGTCCCTCCCGCCGCAGCCGCCCGGCGGCTGCCAGGGCGATGCCGCGCACCGGGTCGTGCCCGCGCCTGGCCACCGCGGACCGCGCCGACGGCACCGGCACCAGCGCGGGCGGACGCCCGCGCCCCGCGCCCGCCGCCACCGCGGCCAGCGCCATGGCCCGGCCCAGCGGCTTGGCCAGCGCCAGCATCCCGCGCTCCTTGTGCGCGAGCAGCACCGCGCGCGGCCCGTCGGCGTACCGCGCCGCCGCGTACACCGGGGGCAGCCCGGCCGGCTCGGGCCGGGGCCGCACCCGCCGGGCCCGACCGCCGTACAGCTCCACCCGGCACGGCCCGCAGAGCACGTCGCGCGCCGCACCGCAGCCCGCGCACCGGGCGGGGAGCGCGAGGCCGCACGCCTCGCGCCACCAGCCGAACGCCGACCTCCGCAGCCCTTCGCACACCGTTTCGCGCACGTCCCCACCCTGCCGGACCGCGCGCCGTCCGCCCATTCCCCTCACGAGGGACACCAGACCGGAAGACATCCGGACGAACCGGACATCACCCCCTTCGGACGGCGCACCGCGAACGGCCCGCGCCCCCCCGGCGTTCCGCACCCGGCGCCCCCACGGCACGCCGGGACGGCGCCCCTCAGCCGGGATACACAGGCGCCGAGCCGGGACCCGAGTCCGGCACCAGCCGCCACTGCGCGTCCTCCCGCAACTGCGCCACGTTCTCCCCGGTCTCCGCGAGCAGCGGCAGCGACTCGTCCTCGGCCGCCGCAACGCCCGTCACGTCGTGGGGCCCGGGAATCGCGGGCTCGTTCGTCGACGACCCGTCGGTCAGGACGTACTGGAGCTGCGGCACCCCGTCCACCGGCCGGCCGACGACCACAAGCCTGCTGTCGCCCGCCCAGGACGCCGCCGTCACCTCTTCGAGCTGCGGCGCGACCGTGCGCAGCCCGTCCACGGAGACGGCCGCGCCGTCCGCACCGCCGCCGTCGCGCTGGATGCGGCCGATCCGCAGCGTCGTGAAGCCGTCGCCGCTGATCAGCATCGCGACGCGGACACCGTCCGAGGCCACCCGCAGCGCCTCGATCCGCTCGTCGGCCCCGAGGCCGGCCACCGGCACCTCCTCCGCCTCGCCGGTGCCGCCCGGCAGCCGCAGCAGCCGCCCCTGCGGACCCCGGTCGGCGACCCACAGGTCGCCGAGGCCGTCCCAGCTCGGCGCGCTGAGCCCCGCGTCCTCGCCCGGCGCGCCGCTCTCCAGCACCGCCTCGCTCTCCGCGCCGCCCCGCGCGAGCGACGCCACGAACAGCACCGACCCGTCCGCCGCGACCCCCGCCGCCGCCTCACCGTCCCGGCTGACCGCCGCGCTGCGCAGCTCGGCCTCCGGCCGGCCGAGCGCGCCGCTGACCGGCCGGACCGAGGTCCCGTCCTCCACGACCGACACCAGCCGCTTCTCCCCGTCGAGGAAGTACGCGCGGGCCGCCTCCCCGTCGAGCGCGCCCGGCTCGGCCGCGTCCGCCCGGCTCACCGCGCACGACCGCGTCCCCGCGGCCGTCAGCACCCGCGCCTCCGACAGCTCGACCGAGGCCACCTCCTGCACGGTGTGCAGCAGCTGCACCGCCATGCGCTCGCACTCCGCGCGCGGCCAGTCCGCCGGCACCCCTTCGAGGCGCACCCCGAGCGCGCCCGAGTCGTCGATGGAGGGCGGCCGGTCCTCGACGAGCGAGGCGCCCGGCGGGAACGAGGTCCGCACCACCGGCTCGTACCAGGCGCTCGGCCCGTCGAGCAGCGCCCGCACCGTGTCGCCCACCGGATCGATGCGGCGGCGCACGTACACCGGGTCGGGCACCAGCACCTGGCCGCCCGCTTCGAAACGGGGCCGCTCGCGGCCGAGGTCGGCGTAGTGGAAGGTGTCCACGGAACGGTAGATGCGCCGGAAGTCGTCCTCGCCCATCACCAGGCCGTCCGGCAGCGCGTCGATCCGCCACTGCCCGTCGATCTGCGAGAGGCCGAACGTCGCCTGGTACGTGCCCGCCTCGGGCGCGTACACGTGCGAGCCGTCCACGGTCGCCAGCCGGTCGCCCGTCAGCTCCACGCGCGCCGAGTCCCGCCCCCGCACGCTGGGCAGCGGCGCCTCCGCGAGCACCGTGGTCCGCGCGAACGGGTCCCACTCCTCGGCCCGTTCCGGCGTCAGGTACTGCCGCGCCGTGTCGAAGTTGGCGTCGTCGCTGGTGAGCGCTTCGAGGAAGCCCTGAACGATCTGCTGCGGCAGCATGCCGTCCGCGGGCGGCACGCCGTACACCAGCACCTGCCCCTCGCCCTCCTGCCGCGGCGCGACGGGCACCTCCTGCACGGACCCGCTGCTCGGCATCGACGCACAGCCCGTCAGCAGCACGACCGGCGCGAGCGCCAGCGCGGCCGCCCGGTGCCCCGGCCCCCGTCGGCCTATCCGGATCAGGTCAGTTCCCATGGCCGTCCTTCCCGCCGTCCCGCCCCGGGCCCGCGGCCCCGGGCCCCGCGCCGTCCGCCTGCTCGCGACCGGCCGCGACGGACACCGGCCGCCGCGCCCGCGCGTCGTGCGGTTCGAGCGGCAGCGGCGACCCCGCCAGCGGCCCGCCCGCGCCGCGCGGCAGCGTCAGCCGGAACTGCGCCCCGCCGCCCGGCTCGCCCCACGCCTCAAGGCGCCCGCCGTGCAGGTGCGCGTCCTCCACCGCGATGGAGAGCCCGAGCCCCGTGCCGCCCGTGGTCCTCGCCCTGGCCGGGTCCGCGCGCCAGAACCGGTTGAACACCCGTTCCGCCTCGTCCGGCCGCAGCCCGATGCCGTAGTCGCGCACCGCGATGGCCACCGCCTCGCCGTCCGCGGCCGCCGCGAGCCGCACCACCACGTCCTTGCCCTCGCCGTGCTCGATCGCGTTGACGACGAGGTTGCGCACCACGCGCTCGATCCGCCGCGGGTCGACCTCGGCCACCACGGGCCGCGCCGCGCCGCGCACCAGCAGCCGCCCGCCCTTGCGTTCCGCCAGCGGCTCCGCGCCCTCGACCACGCGCTGCACGACGTCCCGCAGGTCCGTCAGCTCCGCCTCCAGGTGCGCCGCGCCCGCGTCGAACCTGCTGATCTCCAGCAGGTCGGCGAGCAGCGACTCGAACCGGTCGAGCTGGCTCAGCAGCAGTTCCGCCGACCGCGCCGTCGCGGGGTCGAAGTCACCGCGCGCCTCGTGGATGACGTCCGCCGCCATCCGCACGGTCGTCAGCGGCGTCCGCAGCTCGTGCGACACGTCGGAGACGAAACGCCGCTGCAACCGCGACAGCTCCTTCAGCTGCTGGATCTGGAGCTGGAGGTTGCGCGCCATCTTGTTGAACGACTCGCCCAGACGCGCGATGTCGTCCTCGCCGCTGACCTTCATCCGCTCCTGCAAGCGCCCGGCCGCGAGCCGTTCCGCGATCCGCGCCGCCATCCGCACCGGGGTCACGACCTGCCGCACGACCAGCCACGCGATCGCCCCGAGCAGCACCACGAGGAAGAGCCCCGCCGTGGCGATCGTCCCGGTCACCAGGCTGAGGGACTTCTCCTCCTGCGTGAACGGGAACAGGTAGTACAGCTGGTACTGGTTGCCCAGGTTGTCCGTCAGCCGCCGGCCGATGATCAGGCCCGCCTCGGACGTGCCGTCCGCGTTCACGATCGACCCGTACTGCCAGTGGACCGACCGGTCGGAGTCCACGGCCGCCCGCAGGTCCTCGGAGATGCTCCGCGGCAGGTCGAGTTCGAGCGCCTGCGACACCCGGGGCCCGCGCGGCGCGGAGAACGGCTCCTCCGCGAACGGCGCCCCCGCCAGCCGCGAGGGCATCGCCACCACGGAGAACACGCCCTGCCCGCCCGACGCCAGCTGCCCGACGAGCTCGGTCATCCAGTTGCCCGCGTCCACGGAACGCCCGGCGTTCTCACCGTTCTCACCGGCCATGCCCGCCAGGTCCTCGGCGACCGCGAAGCCGCCCTCCGCCTGGCTC
Above is a genomic segment from Streptomyces marincola containing:
- the secA gene encoding preprotein translocase subunit SecA; translated protein: MSVFNKIMRAGEGKILRRLQRIARDVNSIEDDFLDLSDAELRALTDEYRQRLADGESLDDLLPEAFATVREAAKRVLGQRHYDVQLMGGAALHLGYVAEMKTGEGKTLVGTLPTYLNALSGDGVHLITVNDYLAQRDSEWMGRVHRFLGLSVGCITAGMTPAKRREQYACDITYGTNNEFGFDYLRDNMAWSREELVQRGHNYAVVDEVDSILIDEARTPLIISGPADQATKWYADFAKLVKRLERGEAAVPTRQEPETGDYDVDEKKRTVAIHDAGVTKVEDWLGIDNLYESVNTPLVGYLNNAIKAKELYKKDKDYVVLDGEVVIVDEHTGRILAGRRYNEGMHQAIEAKEGVKIKDENQTLAKITLQNYFRLYDKLAGMTGTAMTEAAEFHQIYKLGVVPIPTNLPMARQDRSDLIYRTEVAKFSAVVDDIVEKHEKGQPVLVGTTSVEKSEYLSQQLNKRGVRHEVLNAKNHEREAAIVASAGRKGAVTVATNMAGRGTDIKLGGNPDEIAEGELRGKGLDPVEHAEEWAAALPQALERAAQAVKKEFEEVKDLGGLYVLGTERHESRRIDNQLRGRSGRQGDPGESRFYLSLGDDLMRLFKAQMVERVMSMANVPDDVPIENKMVTRAIASAQGQVEQQNFEIRKNVLKYDEVLNRQREVIYGERKRVLEGEDLHEQVRFFMDDTIEAYVRAETVEGFAEEWDMDRLWGAFKQLYPVQVTVEELEEEAGGRDGLTPEFIVESVKEDVHAQYDKREEELGSEVMRELERRVVLSVLDRKWREHLYEMDYLQEGIGLRAMAQRDPVVEFQREGFDMFTAMMEGIKEESVGYLFNLEVQVERQVEQVPVQGGEKQPAGEPRDAVPAGAGRSGAPAILAKGLEAPKRADRLHFSAPSVDSAGGVVEGDFAAGTAGTADAEEADAGAATGGRAERRKAQKGGRRRKK
- a CDS encoding winged helix-turn-helix domain-containing protein gives rise to the protein MTSAVLSLSADEARRIALRAQGLLGAQDRAAGVPGVLRRLGAVQLDTISVLARSHELLPYARLGAVGRQAVEEAYWSGDRAFEYWSHAACVLPIEEWPLFAFRRRAHRAKQRWHHDVSRAAYDQVLARLRADGPLTATDLGGAKNGGPWWDWSETKIAVERALALGDVVCTRRRGWKRVYDLAERAVPGALYHDDLTDAECLRRLVAQAGAAMGVATQADLADYHRLTAAQVESVVAGSGLVRVEVDGWGRAEGRGTGHRAWADPAALAAPPRGRHRTTLLSPFDSLIWDRPRTERVFGFTHRLEAYVPRPKRVYGYFSMPLLSGGRLLGRVDPAREGRTLVARHAAFEGGADRAERAIPAMAEALVEAAGWVGCTDVAVERTTPAEVRDALTTRLRRVS
- a CDS encoding response regulator codes for the protein MADTFGPAMAQGGCRAEREGATREQGEPREPIRVLVVDDHELFRRGLEIVLEQEEDICVVGEAGDGAEAVEKAADLLPDIVLMDVRMPRRGGIEACTSIKEVAPSARIIMLTISDEEADLYEAIKAGATGYLLKEISTDEVTAAIRAVADGQSQISPSMAAKLLTEFKALVQRTDERRLVPAPRLTDRELEVLKLVATGKNNRDIAKDLFISENTVKNHVRNILEKLQLHSRMEAVVYAMREKILDLGSG
- the hpf gene encoding ribosome hibernation-promoting factor, HPF/YfiA family → MDIVVKGRKTEVPERFRRHVAEKLKVDKIQRIDGKITRLDVEVSKEHNPRQADRSDRVEITLRHRGPVVRAEAAAADPYGALDLAVEKLESRLRRQHDKRRCRRGRDRTPASEVAAVVPDAAQLNGQGELLPPEPEEPRPPVRRQGSVVVEGDGPLVVREKTHRAAPMSLAQALYEMELVGHDFYLFVDSDSKQPSVVYRRHAYDYGVIHLETDPLAEVAPEEAGGALGG
- a CDS encoding ComF family protein, whose amino-acid sequence is MRETVCEGLRRSAFGWWREACGLALPARCAGCGAARDVLCGPCRVELYGGRARRVRPRPEPAGLPPVYAAARYADGPRAVLLAHKERGMLALAKPLGRAMALAAVAAGAGRGRPPALVPVPSARSAVARRGHDPVRGIALAAAGRLRREGLAVRVRPVLRHVRSVADQGGLAAAGRRTNVLGAFAARSGAFARDEPVLLVDDLVTTGATLVEAARAVRAAGGVPVGAAVIAVPPIRWILGTRG
- a CDS encoding LpqB family beta-propeller domain-containing protein, translating into MGTDLIRIGRRGPGHRAAALALAPVVLLTGCASMPSSGSVQEVPVAPRQEGEGQVLVYGVPPADGMLPQQIVQGFLEALTSDDANFDTARQYLTPERAEEWDPFARTTVLAEAPLPSVRGRDSARVELTGDRLATVDGSHVYAPEAGTYQATFGLSQIDGQWRIDALPDGLVMGEDDFRRIYRSVDTFHYADLGRERPRFEAGGQVLVPDPVYVRRRIDPVGDTVRALLDGPSAWYEPVVRTSFPPGASLVEDRPPSIDDSGALGVRLEGVPADWPRAECERMAVQLLHTVQEVASVELSEARVLTAAGTRSCAVSRADAAEPGALDGEAARAYFLDGEKRLVSVVEDGTSVRPVSGALGRPEAELRSAAVSRDGEAAAGVAADGSVLFVASLARGGAESEAVLESGAPGEDAGLSAPSWDGLGDLWVADRGPQGRLLRLPGGTGEAEEVPVAGLGADERIEALRVASDGVRVAMLISGDGFTTLRIGRIQRDGGGADGAAVSVDGLRTVAPQLEEVTAASWAGDSRLVVVGRPVDGVPQLQYVLTDGSSTNEPAIPGPHDVTGVAAAEDESLPLLAETGENVAQLREDAQWRLVPDSGPGSAPVYPG
- the mtrB gene encoding MtrAB system histidine kinase MtrB is translated as MTDRVWWHSPRLLPEGATGSRAQPAIRIFGRWARGPLLSLMRLWRRNIQLRVVASTLLLSMAVVLVLGVVVIGQVRNGLLEAKRQTAQSQAEGGFAVAEDLAGMAGENGENAGRSVDAGNWMTELVGQLASGGQGVFSVVAMPSRLAGAPFAEEPFSAPRGPRVSQALELDLPRSISEDLRAAVDSDRSVHWQYGSIVNADGTSEAGLIIGRRLTDNLGNQYQLYYLFPFTQEEKSLSLVTGTIATAGLFLVVLLGAIAWLVVRQVVTPVRMAARIAERLAAGRLQERMKVSGEDDIARLGESFNKMARNLQLQIQQLKELSRLQRRFVSDVSHELRTPLTTVRMAADVIHEARGDFDPATARSAELLLSQLDRFESLLADLLEISRFDAGAAHLEAELTDLRDVVQRVVEGAEPLAERKGGRLLVRGAARPVVAEVDPRRIERVVRNLVVNAIEHGEGKDVVVRLAAAADGEAVAIAVRDYGIGLRPDEAERVFNRFWRADPARARTTGGTGLGLSIAVEDAHLHGGRLEAWGEPGGGAQFRLTLPRGAGGPLAGSPLPLEPHDARARRPVSVAAGREQADGAGPGAAGPGRDGGKDGHGN